A window of Stutzerimonas stutzeri genomic DNA:
CTTAACCAGTATTGAGTGCGGCCAGAGTCATTACATGATCCATTGCCGATATAAGAAAACAGCGAACTCTTATCAATAATATTGACGGCCATTAGCTTCAAAAAAAACGAAAATGACGATTCAAATGGAGCCTTGCATCGGGCGCCAAGCCTGAGCGATATTTTATGACTAGGGCGCTGCACGCTTCATCAGCTCCACAAACTGACGAACGCCACTCGAATCAATAGCTTCTTTTATAATGGGCTCATCAAGCCTAAAGCTAGCGCTGTCATCTCGTCGATTGGCCAGTAACAAATGTTCGATAATTCTAAATACGTGTTCCATCGGCAAATGATTGACGCCTGCCCGGTCAATTTCGCTCAAGGCACCCCAAATTAAATCAAGATAAATTCCAAGCTTAAATCCCGCTGCAAAAGCGGAAGGAAAAAAGAATCGAGTATAGGTCCAGCCAGAACCCTCGGGGAATTCAGATTCTTGATCGAAACTTTTTAGAATCCCTCTTAAATAATCTTTGCTGACACACCCGGGAAACGGCACAGGCTCACTAAGGAACCGAGCGATAAGGTTGGTTGCCTCTCCGACAAATAAAGAACTCCTCCTGTTTAGGATTTGTGGCTGAGCAAAACCTACGGTAGTCATACTTATTTTACGCTGCTTGAGCCTGTTATGAATGGTCAATAGCACTCCATAGTGATCCCTGCTGACATTCTGCATTTCGCCAATCAACAATATAAAATGATCACCATCAACCGCAGCCAACTGAGCTTCAACATGCCCAAGGTATCTCTCCAAAAGCTCCGGATATAGCTCCCTACTCTTATGAAACAAGTGTGCTGCCTTAACCAAGTCCTTCATGAAGTTAGCAGACTTTGTTCCATCGGCTTCAAGTTGCGACGTGTATTTCTCCGGGTATTCATAATTCAACATTTTCTGGACGGCAGTCAGGCAGCTGGTTTTCCCCATGCGAGGCTGAGCATACAAAAATAATCCAGAGTGACGTAGCCAAACCTTTTCTCTGATTTTTTTGTAAGCATCCTCAATCATAGGCGTAAGAATGAGCGACCGCCCCTTGATAATTGGATGGGAGTCCAGTATATCTTCGCGAATACCAGGATCATTCAAATCAAGCATTACGCCCCTCCCTTTAAAATATTTGCCAAATTCGGTAAGGGCTTGTTTAAAATATTTTTTTGATCGCTTGATTCGCGAGATTGGAAGGTTTCCTGTAAGGACTCTTCAAGTTTTTCTTCCTCAACCAACATCAGACTCGAGTCAGCCTCTACGGCCACTCTCTTAGCTTCTGTTGCCTGTGAGGGCGGTATTGCGGCCTTTCTTTTCCCTTTAGTGGTCTTGGTCGACAGGTAGCTCAGATATACCTGTATAGGGTCTTGCTGCGAATTTATGAAGATTGTCCTCGCTGATAGTAGTGATCGAATTGCCTTGCGTGTTCGGAGATCATGCTTTGTATAAGACCACTTGCCAGTGGCAAACAAGATATCCAAGGGATACCCGTTCAACGTAAAGGCTCTTACTTGCCGCAAGTCGGCCTCATTTATTGTGATCTTTATCTTTTTACCAATTAATTCTGCCAAGTCCCTTAAAATTGAACTGGTGTACCTGACGCCTTGGAACTGAATATATGGCATCCGTCCTTTCTTTATATCTCCACGAACCGTGACAAGCTTTTCGTCACAGAACAGCTCCCTGCCTTCCGAATGTTTGCTGGCAGGTATATATCGAAACAAAAAGGCTCCGCCTGCCTGCTCAATTTTTTGCTTTATAAATTCGAGCGGAGATATATTGAATAACGCCTCCGTTGGAGTGGCATTGTGAGTGGCAATACTAACGCTCAATAGATGCTCGATCTCGTCAGCCGTAATATCGTACTCAACGGCAAGCTCTGCACCATCCTTTGCCCTACCTTTCGATGGCGAGCTGCCTGTGGTTGACATAAGTCTCTGGAACAATTCTTTTGAGACAATATTAAAAAAATGTTCAACGCGGGAGCGCCTTGCTGGTACACCAGGAGAGCCCCAGTTAATAGAAAACCCAAGCTCTTTTCTTGCCCGCTCTCTTACTTTGATCGCTAGGTGTGCCAGCGCACCATCAAACATTATTGCAGACCATAGTGCGCCCTTGCACTCTGAAATAACTTCTTTGGGGAGTCCGCCTTTTGATGGGTAGATTAAGCCTTCGATAACTGGCTTTGGTCGTATGTGCTCAGGGTTTACAGCATCACGCAGCAGCGCCACAACATCGTCCGCACCAACTTCGCTACGATAGACGACTCTGTACGAAATTATTGCACTGGATGAGCGACACAGAAGAGCAATTATCCACATGCGCTTAATCAGAATTTTCGACTTCGTACCATTAGGGTTTGCGAAGGACACTGTTGCATGACAGTCAATGCGATGAGCATCGGCTTTAAATATCTCATATGGCAAATCACATTTAATCAGTGACTTGCTCTTTTTCCCTAGATGGACATTGCTTTTTGCTTCATCAACGCCTCGCCTTGTTGCAAATGAAGCCGCATCACGAAGTAACATGGTGCGCATGTACTTGAAAATAGTTGTACGACCTTGCCACTTGGTATTGAACGGCCATTCGCTGTCAGTAACCCCTTTCTCCTTAAGTAGTGATATGAATATCTTGTGCAGTGTCTTCGGGCGAATCATGTGTTCATGAATAATGCTTCTGGACTGCTCTTTTTTAATTCTGGTCTGGAGCTCTTGCTCAATCCCCGGAAACCTATTAAGTAGAGCTGAAAACAGCCCAGAGCACCCTCCTTGGGCTTCAGGAAGCTTAGGTGATTCATCTTTAACTCTTGTATATAGCGCAAGATGCCTTCTGGGCAGTAGTGCTCTAAACCCTAAAATTTGCCCATCATCCCCTAACGCTTTACATCTATTTCGGTAGTAATAAATATTTGACGCTTTTATGTTGCATTTTGCTTGAATTTCATCCAGAGGCCTGCCTTCCATCAGCATTTGTACAGCCATGCACCTCTGTGTATATTTTTCCTTATCATCTGGCGCCAGTGTATCCGCATCGATACGTGGCCAACTATCTATAGGATCATTGACATGACTTGAGTTGATGATGGCCTTCATGCTGAGATCTCCCAGCAAGTATTCAAACTGAAAGGGCCACTTTCTAGTGAGATTTTAATGAAACCTCTTGAATACTGGCGAATAATCGCCCCTACAACTTCTGCGTGATCATACTCGCCGAGATGAGAAACCACATCGCCTATAGTCCCAGCCCTGACTCTACCGAAGTAAAATGCAACTGCATTCATAAGGTTTATGTGCTGCTCGCCTCTGATACTTGCCGCAAACGCTAAAGGTTTCGCCCAACGTAGAGCCTCAATAGCGACCGCATCAAGGGTTTCATAGTCAAAACACCTGCATGATAAATTGTGCCCCTCAACAGGATATGACTCCGGAACCTCAGACTTATTACTCTTAACGAAATGAACTTCTGACGAACCATCACGGTAGTTGACTAGGAAGTCAGGGGACTCTGCCTTGCGCTCAAATATTTCGAAATCGGCGACAGTCTTGTCAGACTCAAGAAAATATAGCCAGTAGATGTATTGCAAATCGGAATTAAGAAGCCAGTCTCTATGCCCACGAGCACGATATGCCTTGTGTACCAAGTCTCGCGCACTGGACTTGGCGGATAGGCTTGGCTTCATGCCCCTCTCCTAGAGGTCTCTTCTCTTTTTCTAGACTTTAGTTAACGTTCACTATTTTTCCAGAAATTAGTTATAGAAATTTAAACTAATTTCTAGAATTGATTAATGTGGTTTGTTCAAACAATCAACTAAGACTTTGAATTTGTTACGAGTGGGCCGATAGGCTATTTCTAGCTTTTAGTTATACGGTCATCTTCCTGCGGCGCTATCCCCCGGCTCCGTCAGAAAAGCCAGCTCGCGCTAAGGTTTGCGGTGCGTCGAATAGCACGCGTGTCGCTGTGATCGAGCCGTTGCTGACGTGGGTTATTGGGCTGGTGAGTTTCGAATCAAAGCAGGCATCCGCGAATTCGTTACGGCCTTGGCGGGGATGCGACGACCAACGTCGCCGAGCCCCGCCTGACGCTCAGTCCTTCCTGACGTTCTGATAGAGCATCAATCGGGATGTCTCGTGAAGGCCACGTGTCAGTTTGACCAGGCGCTGGAACTCCTCGGGATGCTGTTCGGCGACGTCCACCAGCGGCTCGGATGAAGCAATGTCATGCAGACTCGGCTGGCTGCCGTCGTGCTGCATCTGCAACAGGAAATCCTTGGTAACCCCGCCGATCAGAGGAAACGTACCTTCTCGCAGAACCAACGGAACCACACGCTCGCCTTCCGGAGACGGCTGTTGGATGTCGCGGCCCATCGCGCCATTGCGAAATTCCATTCCTGCCATGCCCAGCACACTCGGCAGCAAGTCAACCAAGCCCACGGCCTCTTCAATTACACGCGGCTCGAGCAGCTCGGGCGCGTGAATCAGCAGCGGTACATGGTTGCTCTCCAGGCCGAGCTTTTCGAATGCCGGTGGCATATGCGGTATCTGGCTGATGCGTGTGTTGTGATCGCCAAACATGACGAAGATGGTGTTGTCGTACCAGCCGCCTTCCTTCGCTATCTCCATCAGGCGACCAATGTTGAAATCCAGTAGGCGGACCGCGTTGTACTGCGCCAGGCTACGGGAGCCAGCGCCTTGTACTTTTTCCAGCGGCAGATCAAGAACTTCAAAGCCGTCGTTCTGTTTGGGGATAGTGAACGGTCGATGATTGCCCGCCGTCTGGATATAGGCGAAGAATGGCTTGCCCTCCCCCTGCTCCCGAAATATTCGGTCGCTTTCCTTGAACAGGTCCAGATCCGAAACGCCCCATACGTCGACCATCGGTGATTTCCAATGTCGCTCTTCGTACAGCTGGATACCGTCGATGCTCTGGCGAATAAGCGCATTCATGTTCGCCCAACCGGAATTACCTCCGATCATGTAGTACTTGTCGTAGCCCTGCAGCGCATTGACGAGGCTGTGCTGGCGGGTGATCAGCGGATTACGCGTTGCGGTTTCCTGGCGTGAAACGTCCGGTACGCCAGAGATACTGGCCCAGACGGTTTTTGCGGTGCCGGTGACGGGTACGTAGAAGCTCTTGAAAAACCAGCTCTGCTTGGCCAGCCGATCG
This region includes:
- a CDS encoding LTA synthase family protein, with the translated sequence MGWVSSRRLHYWFAAVGVLFITLAVLRGIFFVGFSGFDASALGEVDGLSETLGIGLRFDLRLAILLMLPVALLAWLPKWNLTRSRTVRWLARLYLALALGAMMLVYIIDFGHYAYLGVRINATVLRFLEDAQISTDMVWQTYPVVWITLGWAAATALVWWLLVRIERVTLDRPAKPISRLSLIWGSALMVVLVFVAILGRVDNLNLENPVPLRWSDAFFSGDSQIAALGLNPVIFLYDTLKVPNQPYDREQVEAHYDVVSRYLGVEQPDAASLNFSREQSVQPYALAGNQRPNVVFVMLESLGTSAVGAYGNPLNPTPNIDRLAKQSWFFKSFYVPVTGTAKTVWASISGVPDVSRQETATRNPLITRQHSLVNALQGYDKYYMIGGNSGWANMNALIRQSIDGIQLYEERHWKSPMVDVWGVSDLDLFKESDRIFREQGEGKPFFAYIQTAGNHRPFTIPKQNDGFEVLDLPLEKVQGAGSRSLAQYNAVRLLDFNIGRLMEIAKEGGWYDNTIFVMFGDHNTRISQIPHMPPAFEKLGLESNHVPLLIHAPELLEPRVIEEAVGLVDLLPSVLGMAGMEFRNGAMGRDIQQPSPEGERVVPLVLREGTFPLIGGVTKDFLLQMQHDGSQPSLHDIASSEPLVDVAEQHPEEFQRLVKLTRGLHETSRLMLYQNVRKD
- a CDS encoding Mu transposase C-terminal domain-containing protein codes for the protein MKAIINSSHVNDPIDSWPRIDADTLAPDDKEKYTQRCMAVQMLMEGRPLDEIQAKCNIKASNIYYYRNRCKALGDDGQILGFRALLPRRHLALYTRVKDESPKLPEAQGGCSGLFSALLNRFPGIEQELQTRIKKEQSRSIIHEHMIRPKTLHKIFISLLKEKGVTDSEWPFNTKWQGRTTIFKYMRTMLLRDAASFATRRGVDEAKSNVHLGKKSKSLIKCDLPYEIFKADAHRIDCHATVSFANPNGTKSKILIKRMWIIALLCRSSSAIISYRVVYRSEVGADDVVALLRDAVNPEHIRPKPVIEGLIYPSKGGLPKEVISECKGALWSAIMFDGALAHLAIKVRERARKELGFSINWGSPGVPARRSRVEHFFNIVSKELFQRLMSTTGSSPSKGRAKDGAELAVEYDITADEIEHLLSVSIATHNATPTEALFNISPLEFIKQKIEQAGGAFLFRYIPASKHSEGRELFCDEKLVTVRGDIKKGRMPYIQFQGVRYTSSILRDLAELIGKKIKITINEADLRQVRAFTLNGYPLDILFATGKWSYTKHDLRTRKAIRSLLSARTIFINSQQDPIQVYLSYLSTKTTKGKRKAAIPPSQATEAKRVAVEADSSLMLVEEEKLEESLQETFQSRESSDQKNILNKPLPNLANILKGGA
- a CDS encoding ATP-binding protein; this encodes MLDLNDPGIREDILDSHPIIKGRSLILTPMIEDAYKKIREKVWLRHSGLFLYAQPRMGKTSCLTAVQKMLNYEYPEKYTSQLEADGTKSANFMKDLVKAAHLFHKSRELYPELLERYLGHVEAQLAAVDGDHFILLIGEMQNVSRDHYGVLLTIHNRLKQRKISMTTVGFAQPQILNRRSSLFVGEATNLIARFLSEPVPFPGCVSKDYLRGILKSFDQESEFPEGSGWTYTRFFFPSAFAAGFKLGIYLDLIWGALSEIDRAGVNHLPMEHVFRIIEHLLLANRRDDSASFRLDEPIIKEAIDSSGVRQFVELMKRAAP